A single window of Planctomycetota bacterium DNA harbors:
- a CDS encoding GNAT family N-acetyltransferase, with the protein MQLRAMTPTDLGELAEIDATIESDAYLHLQRDGEGLSATWSVEPRDLREKLVKSNMPGDELEFTYKQIVAGVMEGMAWCAEHEGMPVATLLAEPRPERGLLEIVDLRTDYDHRRQGLASALLFRTVAAARDAEHRALFASTAANMQSANALLAKLGFELAGLDEMRHTNHDVVKEQATLFWYLALTD; encoded by the coding sequence ATGCAGCTGCGTGCCATGACGCCGACGGACCTAGGCGAACTCGCCGAGATCGATGCGACGATCGAGTCTGACGCGTACCTGCATCTGCAGCGCGACGGCGAGGGGTTGTCGGCGACGTGGTCGGTCGAGCCGCGCGACCTGCGGGAGAAGCTGGTCAAGTCCAACATGCCCGGCGACGAGTTGGAGTTCACCTACAAACAGATCGTCGCCGGCGTGATGGAAGGGATGGCCTGGTGTGCCGAGCACGAGGGCATGCCGGTCGCGACGTTGCTTGCCGAGCCGCGACCCGAGCGAGGGCTGCTGGAGATCGTCGACCTGCGGACCGACTACGACCACCGCCGACAAGGATTGGCGTCGGCGCTGCTCTTCCGAACCGTCGCCGCCGCGCGAGACGCGGAGCACCGTGCGCTCTTTGCCTCGACGGCGGCCAACATGCAATCGGCCAACGCCCTGCTCGCCAAGCTCGGCTTCGAACTCGCCGGCCTCGACGAGATGCGCCACACCAACCACGACGTCGTCAAGGAGCAAGCGACGCTCTTCTGGTACCTCGCGTTGACGGATTGA